The Rhinolophus sinicus isolate RSC01 linkage group LG09, ASM3656204v1, whole genome shotgun sequence genome includes a window with the following:
- the FAM210A gene encoding protein FAM210A, with product MQWNVPRTVFRLAHRTCMEQHKAGLFGHCQNIMGPLLFYKAESRVVLVQGPQTQWLHLTAAQCAAKEWKPFDRHSPQPGVLHHKQWEQDILLRRFISSNTTSPGTPSEKKEEPDPLQDKSINLYQRFKKTFRQYGKVLIPVHLITSGVWFGTFYYAAMKGVNVIPFLELVGLPDSVVSILKNSQSGNALTAYALFKIATPARYTVTLGGTSFTVKYLRSRGYISTPPPVKEYLQDRMEETKELLTEKMEETKDRLTEKLQETKEKVSFKKKGE from the exons ATGCAATGGAATGTACCAAGGACTGTATTCCGACTGGCACATAGGACGTGCATGGAACAACATAAAGCTGGTCTTTTTGGACACTGTCAAAATATAATGGGACCATTACTTTTTTATAAAGCTGAATCCAGAGTAGTTTTGGTACAGGGCCCTCAAACACAGTGGCTGCACTTAACTGCTGCCCAGTGTGCTGCAAAGGAATGGAAGCCATTTGATCGTCATTCACCACAACCAGGGGTCCTTCACCATAAACAGTGGGAGCAAGATATTTTGTTGAGAAGGTTTATATCATCCAATACCACATCTCCAGGAACtccttcagaaaaaaaggaagaacctGATCCTTTACAAGACAAATCTATTAATCTTTATCAACGgtttaagaaaacatttagacAATATGGAAAAGTTTTGATTCCAGTTCATCTAATAACTTCTGGTGTTTGGTTTGGAACATTTTATTATGCAGCCATGAA agGAGTGAATGTCATTCCTTTTCTAGAACTTGTTGGGTTACCTGACAGCGTAGTAAGCATTCTGAAAAATTCCCAGAGTGGAAATGCACTAACAGCATATGCCTTGTTtaag ATTGCAACACCTGCCCGATACACCGTGACTTTGGGGGGAACCTCCTTCACTGTGAAGTATTTGCGTAGTCGTGGCTACATATCAACACCGCCTCCTGTTAAGGAGTATCTACAGGACAGGATGGAAGAAACAAAGGAGCTtctcacagagaaaatggaagaaacaaaggaTAGACTCACTGAAAAATTacaagaaaccaaagaaaaagtttcctttaagaaaaaaggGGAATAG